The region CACCATCTTCAATTATAAACTTTAATCCAAACTTATCGGATAATTCAATAGCTTTCTCCATGGGGATCTCCGCTGAGGATTTTAATCTTATCCACTTTTTATTTCTTGGTATTCCTACAGGAAATTTTCTCTGGGTTACGGTGGAAAATGGCTTGGTGCTTTTGTATGCCTCTAAAATCTTGCAATAAATATCTTCGCAGTAGTGTTCGCCAAGAACCTTTTTCGCTGCGGGCAAGATGAAAGCCTCAACTCTGCCCAAATATTCCTCTATCTTGGATAGATTATCTACATGAGCCGCGCTAACCTTTGAGATCTCAATCATAGTCTTTGCTGACCGCAGATCAGCTATAACATTCGCGGGTATTATTTCTCCTTTTTTGCGGAGCTCAGTGATTGTTTTAGACATGACTTCCCAGAGGGATTCATAATCCACTTCCAATCACCCTGAGCCCGCGTCCGGAAGACCTGCTTGGCTAATACTCATCTTCCTAATCAAATCGGAATTCCAACTCTCATACTTTATATTCACGGGTCTGGGCGCATGCGAACCTATTATCAAATGTCCAGATATGCACAGAGTGTTTGCCCCTCAAATATTTCTTTCTAATATGATGGGATATACGGTTAAATGTATCTTGCATACTATTTTGTGCCGGTTGGTGTCCATGTTGGAAGGAAGCAAGAAAGGCGAATTCAAGTTTAAGCAGGTCATAGTTTTAAGAGCAGATTTAAAGATGAGCGGCGGGAAGGCGGCCGCTCAAGCTTGTCACGCATCGGTTTCAGCCTGCGAGGAGGCGAGAAAAATGAATAACTCGTGGGTGGATCAATGGATGAAGGAAGGGCAATGCAAGATTGTTTTAAAGGTTTCTTCTGTAGAAGAACTACTTGAACTAGAAAGAAAGGCACGGGAATCTGGGCTCCCAGCTTCGCTTATTTCCGATATGGGTTTAACTGAAGTCCCGCCTAACACAATAACAGCTTTGGGCATAGGTCCGGCCCCAACAGTTTTCATCGACAAGATAACAGGTAATCTTCCACTCTACTGAAAAGGGTTGAGGCTAACGATTTGAAAGTGCCTGATATCGAGGTAAAACTTGGAATAGAAGCCTATGCTTCAAAGACTCCGGGAATTGGGGGATTAATACGCGTCTCGAATGAGGATTTCATTGTTGAAGAGATATTAACCGATGGCTCCATAGCTTCAGTAGACACCAACCCGCCGCAGACGCCTTTCGCGCTTGATCGCTATGTAATATGCCTCCTAATTAAGAATGGTTGGGAGACTATTTCCGCCGTTCGTAGAATAGCAGAGGCACTCAACATACCTGTGGATCAGATAGGTTTTGCAGGCCTAAAAGATGCTCAAGCACTAACAGGACAATACATAAGTATAGGAGGAGTCTCACCTAAGAAGATCTCAGATCTCAGATTAAATGATGATGTAAGAGTTTACCCAGTTAAATCTTCTTCAGAAAAGATTTCGCCAAAAAATCTTTTTGGCAACCGGTTTAGGATTAATGTGCGATCAATAAAGTGCCACATAACAACCACATCTAAGAGAATTGAGAAGATAAAAAGGGAACTTGACGATTTTGGAGGGATACCGAACTTCTTCGGCCACCAACGTTTTGGAACGGTGAGACCGATTACGCATCTGGTAGGCTACCTTCTCCTCAGGAATGAGTGGGAGAGGGCGGCGCTTCTCTATCTCTCATCCACGAGCCCCTATGAATCACACAATGTAAGTGAGGCGAGAAGATACCTGCAAGATACGAGAGACTTCAGGGGGGCACTTAAATTGTTCCCGAGGAGATTGGTGTATGAGAGGTTAATGTTGACGCATCTTGCTAAATATCCAGGCGACTTCCTAGGGGCATTCAGAAGGTTGCCGAGAGAAATAAGGGTAATCTTCATTCATGCCTATCAGTCATTTCTCTTCAACCGCTTTCTCAGCGAAAGGATGAAAAGATCTATCCCGCTTAGGGAGGTGCAGGAGGGAGATTACGTTGTTATTTTAGATGATAAGGGGCTACCAACAGGCAATTATGAGAAAACGATGGCAAGCAACATAACGCGAATAAGAGATGGCGTTGAAAAGGGTAGGATGGCGGTCTGTTTACCGCTGCCTGGTTTTAGACGGTGTTTTTCTGGTGGAATACAAGGGGAGATCGAGAACGATGTACTCGAAGAGGAGGGGGTCACCCACGAATCTTTCCGCGTCGAGAAGATGCTTGAGATTAGTGCGGCGGGAGGATTTAGGAGAGCTTTGAGTCCTATATTAAACTTCCACGCACCTGGGGAGGTTGACCGTGAAACGCGAGAGGTTAAAGTTCACTTTAGCTTTACACTTCAGAAAGGATCATATGCAACTGTCGTTCTCAGAGAGTTTATGAAGCCGAAATTTCCGGTCGAAGCAGGCTTCTAACAGAAGATTAGGGTGTCAGTCTAAACCTGTCTCTTGGAAAGAAGATTACTTCCCTAATATTCTTAATACCAGTCAACATCATGATAAGCCTCTCAAGGCCTATGGCCCATCCGGCGTGTGGCGGCATGCCGTAATCGAAAGATTGAAGGTGATATTTGAACGATTCAGGCTGTAAGCCCTGCTCTTTAAGCCTCTGGATTAGAAGATCCTTGTTATGTACACGTGTACCACCAGATGCGATCTCTATCCAACGCCACATAAGATCAAAACCTTCGCTCAGTTGAGGATTATCATCGCGAGGCTTGATGTAGAAGGGTTTGAGCCTGCTAGGCCAGTCTGTTATGAAGTAGAAGTATGGATGGAGTTTACCCAAAACTTTGAAAGCTACTGTTGGAATATCTTCTCCCCAGTCTATCTTAACACCTTCTTTTTTCAGCTCCTCGATGACCTTATCATACGTTAAGCGTTTAAATGGAACCTCAGGTATTTCAACTCTGCTTTTTAATATTTGGAGATCTTCTCGGCATTCCTCATTGATTACGATGCAAAGTTTGCGGATAAGTTCTTCAGCTAAAGTCATAACCTTCTCAGCGTCTGCAAAAGCTTCTTCAATGTCGACCGATGTAAACTCTGTGATGTGTCTCCGTGTATGTGATTTTTCTGCCCTGAATGCAGGACCAATCTCAAAGACCCTCTCAAAGGATATTACCAATTCCTCCTTATACAGCTGTGGACTCTGCGCTAAGAATGCTTCACGCTCAAAATATAGTATTGGAAAGAGGGCTGCTCCGCCTTCTGTCGCCGAAGCAATTATTTTAGGGGTATGTACCTCTAAGAACCCATTTTCTGATAAAAAATTGCGGATTGTCTGCAAAGCCACATGCCGAATTCTGAAGATCGCTTGATTTCTATCACTGCATAAATCCAGTGCTCTCGAATCTAATCTGACATCGATTTCTGCCGGGGTTCTTCCGGAAATGTCAATGGGAAGAGGGTGCTTTGCTACTCCTAATACCTTGATGCTTTTTGGTATTAACTCAACCCCTCTAGGAGCTTTATCCATCTTTTTGACGGTGCCTTTTACACCTATACAGTCTTGCCTATGTAGTGAATCCGTTTTCTCCATGACTTCCCTTTCAACCTCATTCTTTGAGACTGTTACCTGGATTTTCCCTTTCTTATCCTGCAGAACAATAAATCTTATTCCGCCAAGATTTCGGATTTCTCTCACCCAGCCGAGTACAATAACTTCGGAGCCATCCATTTCTGGAGTAATATCAGTCGAATAATGTGTTCTATGCCAGTTTTCTTCTTTGCCGCCTGTCATTTCCAAATTTCCGTCCTAGTCGGCGAACTCTATCCGAAGGGAAATACCATGAGCCTTTTTTGCAATCATTGCCAATGCTTTCGCTTGTCTCGTTACTTCTCTTCTCTCTTTGCCTTTTAGAACAACTTTTGTCTCCATTGTCCCGTCAGGCAGCCATATCCTATTAATGGTGAGTATACTCATTGGTGCGAAAAGATCTTCAAGAAATTTTCTCTCGCTTGAATTGTATTCAAGAACCCTTATCGATTTGTTAGTGGCCCGCTCAAGATGTTTTATTATTTTCCCGCCATAACTCAGAATTTTTGCAATATCTCCCTGCCCAACGAATATGGCTATAAGCCCATCAGCCTCAACGCTTTTATGGAAATAGACGCTTTGAAGAGGCGGATACTGTTCTTCAAGGGAGACGAGAAGGCGACCTATCTCAAGGTCTAGCTTACTTACTTCACCTTTCCTTACTTTTTCATTGCATTTTGAACATAGGATTCCACTTTTTAGGCAAAACTGACATATCTCCGCTTTCACGCGAGTTTTTCCCCTCCCAGAAAAAGGAGGAGTGATGGGGCATATGCGAGCCTTCGCTTTAACGCGTCAATGTTATCTCTATTGTGCTGACGTTTGTGGACGCTTCGCCCCCCTCGCCGCCTTGCTTTGCCGTTACCTGCTCCGTACCGATTGTGATGTTGCGTACCTTAACGTCTGGTAGAAATCTTCGCCTAGTGATCTCGACAACATCGACGGCTCTGCTTATCGCTCGTCCTCTTGCCTTGATGTTGACTTCTTTAGCTCCGCTGTGAAACAGGGTGATGCATGCGAGGACATAGTTCATTACGGGCTTACGTCCAATCAGCACTGAATTGCTTTCTGCCATTTCACCGCCTCCTCTTCTTTGCTTTTTAATACGCTGCAGACTTAACCTTCCATTTCGTGAATAAATACCTTGCGGTACGTTTTTGTTTGATCCAATCTTTCTCAACCAAAAGATATATATTGATTTCTTTCTTTCAGGGAAGAGGAAGCAATAACAAAAGAAGAGAGGAAAAGATGCCGATAACTGATCCGTTCAAGAGAAGCTTAGCTCAAAAAAAGAGGTTGAACTTAAAGATATGCCGAGAATGCGGAGTTAGAAATGCTCCTACAGCTAAGAAATGTAGAAAGTGTAGAAGCAAGAATCTACGATGGAAGAAAAAGGAAAAAACACGTTGACATCTAATTGTTAGGTCTTATAATCTTAGTATTACCTCCACAGGGCAATCATGCGTTTTACTTAAAATTTCTTTCCAAGAGTCGCCAACCGCTATCATTGCGAAAACCCCGGAAACTTCTGCCTTCGCCTTCTTCACCAAGTTTAATAACGCCGATTGGGTGTCACCGCTTTTTATGACATCATCTACAATTAGGACGCTGTCTCTTCTTTTTATCGAGTCCCGTGGTATATAGAGGGTTACCGTGAAACCGGATCCGGCGA is a window of Candidatus Bathyarchaeota archaeon DNA encoding:
- the albA gene encoding DNA-binding protein Alba; translation: MAESNSVLIGRKPVMNYVLACITLFHSGAKEVNIKARGRAISRAVDVVEITRRRFLPDVKVRNITIGTEQVTAKQGGEGGEASTNVSTIEITLTR
- a CDS encoding 50S ribosomal protein L40e, which gives rise to MPITDPFKRSLAQKKRLNLKICRECGVRNAPTAKKCRKCRSKNLRWKKKEKTR
- the pth2 gene encoding peptidyl-tRNA hydrolase Pth2, with amino-acid sequence MEGSKKGEFKFKQVIVLRADLKMSGGKAAAQACHASVSACEEARKMNNSWVDQWMKEGQCKIVLKVSSVEELLELERKARESGLPASLISDMGLTEVPPNTITALGIGPAPTVFIDKITGNLPLY
- the truD gene encoding tRNA pseudouridine(13) synthase TruD; amino-acid sequence: MPDIEVKLGIEAYASKTPGIGGLIRVSNEDFIVEEILTDGSIASVDTNPPQTPFALDRYVICLLIKNGWETISAVRRIAEALNIPVDQIGFAGLKDAQALTGQYISIGGVSPKKISDLRLNDDVRVYPVKSSSEKISPKNLFGNRFRINVRSIKCHITTTSKRIEKIKRELDDFGGIPNFFGHQRFGTVRPITHLVGYLLLRNEWERAALLYLSSTSPYESHNVSEARRYLQDTRDFRGALKLFPRRLVYERLMLTHLAKYPGDFLGAFRRLPREIRVIFIHAYQSFLFNRFLSERMKRSIPLREVQEGDYVVILDDKGLPTGNYEKTMASNITRIRDGVEKGRMAVCLPLPGFRRCFSGGIQGEIENDVLEEEGVTHESFRVEKMLEISAAGGFRRALSPILNFHAPGEVDRETREVKVHFSFTLQKGSYATVVLREFMKPKFPVEAGF
- the aspS gene encoding aspartate--tRNA(Asn) ligase, which translates into the protein MTGGKEENWHRTHYSTDITPEMDGSEVIVLGWVREIRNLGGIRFIVLQDKKGKIQVTVSKNEVEREVMEKTDSLHRQDCIGVKGTVKKMDKAPRGVELIPKSIKVLGVAKHPLPIDISGRTPAEIDVRLDSRALDLCSDRNQAIFRIRHVALQTIRNFLSENGFLEVHTPKIIASATEGGAALFPILYFEREAFLAQSPQLYKEELVISFERVFEIGPAFRAEKSHTRRHITEFTSVDIEEAFADAEKVMTLAEELIRKLCIVINEECREDLQILKSRVEIPEVPFKRLTYDKVIEELKKEGVKIDWGEDIPTVAFKVLGKLHPYFYFITDWPSRLKPFYIKPRDDNPQLSEGFDLMWRWIEIASGGTRVHNKDLLIQRLKEQGLQPESFKYHLQSFDYGMPPHAGWAIGLERLIMMLTGIKNIREVIFFPRDRFRLTP
- a CDS encoding DUF2096 family protein, giving the protein MDYESLWEVMSKTITELRKKGEIIPANVIADLRSAKTMIEISKVSAAHVDNLSKIEEYLGRVEAFILPAAKKVLGEHYCEDIYCKILEAYKSTKPFSTVTQRKFPVGIPRNKKWIRLKSSAEIPMEKAIELSDKFGLKFIIEDGGRIIIFGDEDKLKSFLEEVKNAYL